The Anabas testudineus chromosome 3, fAnaTes1.2, whole genome shotgun sequence sequence CACAAACAAGAAAAGGGATACAAAAATATAATGCTCCTAGAGACACTGTTGGAAACAAAAGGAATGGTGGCTGCATTATCTGGGCATGGTAGAAAAATGAACGCAAGGGCTGCAACCAGACTTCTGAGGGGATGGGTATAGTAGACATATACAGTACCACTACTGACCCAAAAGCACAAGAAATTTCAAATTATGCtcaaaatgacataaataatcCACAAAGGTTTGGGGAGTCTGTTCTGTGGAGCAATGAAGCAAGCTGGAACTTTTCAGGTCTAGGGGTCAGCTCTATGtatggaggaagaagaatgaaGCTTAACCGGGAAAGTACCCCATGCCTATactgaagcatggtggtggatTGGTGATGATAGAGGGCTGCTTCCTCTAACTCAGGAAATCTGCAGTGTGTGGAGGGTAAAATTGATCAAGTCAAGTATCAGGGCATCCTGGGAGAAAACATCATGTTGTCTCTGAGGAAGCTGAAGCTTGGGCATCATTGGACCTTCCAACAGCATCCCAAGCATACCTCAAGATGCTAGATTGGCTTTCACAATCATCCCATCTGAACCCCATAGAAAACTTCTGGTCAAAGATGGCGGTTGCAACACATTAACTAGAGAGTGTTAGTTAGTTAATAACTGGAGGCCATTGCCCATGAGGAATGGGCTAGTATTCCCCAGGAAAACTGCCAGAAACAAGTCATATGCAGCAAGTCAACAGCTGATCTGGTGCTCTAGACCCCTGTTACTAAGGGGTTAAATTATTTTGAGACTGCAGTAgtcatttaaagtaattttttgtgttgaatttgtaATATTAGCAGAATTGTCCTTTCTTAATTTTAATTGACAGTTTGTAAATTTTATCCCGTATACCAAATTTTCAATAGGAGTTAAATAATTTTGGGTGCAACTGTAGATAATTAGACCCTGACATCTGCGTGTGTGCGCATTTAACCCCTACCCTCCACTcgtctgtgtgcacacactgggCCAAGTTCAGTCGGGTTGGAGCTGACACGTCGTAGGGGtggcggtgtgtgtgtgtgcccaggGTAATATTGCCGTTCCTTCTTTGTGGCTCTGTAATCTGATGCACTATTAAGGGAGCGGGTGCTCGGAGCAGGATCCTTTGTGGAATCGTCATTAGACAGGCCATTTTCAGTGTGGGACGCTGGTTCTGTTTCAAGAAAGAGTGGGATAAAGACTCAAAACTGCTGCACTATACTGAATCCACAAAACTGTAAAGTGACTGACTTATTCTGGAAGACCGTCGTGGTTAGAATGCTCCAATACgtaataaagcagaaataattgaaattctctgattgcTTAGTCAGTTGAGACTTGTTCAAAAGCTTTTTGAAGTGAATATATCCGCGCTGCTGGCAGTGCTGTTCGGTGAGTCGGATTCACAGCACATGAGGTTGCAATAGCATTTCTTCACATTTAGATAACTCTTGGAGCATATTTCTCCTCAAAGAATATTCTAAAATGTTACATACTAGATCTTCAAGAAAGTCAGACAATCTCACCCACCAGCCTGCTGCCAtctgaacatacagtactaacacatatactgtacaatagTCAGTTATCATTTCTGCTCAAGTCAAGATgtaatcttttttgtttttatgatgtcATTTTTAACAACAAGCAGCCCTAAAGCtgtttttgagtgtgtgagacaataaataaaaccagttgGAATGTGTACAGTAGCATACAGTCTTTGTCCTAAAACGTGCAATTTAAATATTaagaacaagacaaaacaaaatgtacaaggAGGTTACCAAGGACCTATTTTCCCACCTGACTTAGTCCTGTTGTAGAATCGTGTGTTGTTGCTGTAGGGGCTGAACGGCTGCGAGCTGAAAAGACTGTCACTCTCTAGATGTTGGCACATGTTCTCCAGGAACCGCAGTACAGAGGAGGCGCTGGAGGCAGAGGGCAGCTTCACATAGCGGATACCATGTTCAGAGCGAACTGGTGGGCAGAACATAAACAGCTGAAATTCTGtgcactgtatgtacacacacacacacacacacacacacacagtgtgcattcacagataaagaaaaacagcagatggTTTAGGGGTTGCACCCTCCCTTTATAAGGACAAACCCACATTTTTCACCCCATCTCACAGTGAACTACACCCTCCCACCCAAGCCAAGCCTGCACAAATCCACAGATTAAACCCCCACCTCCACACCCAACATCGCCCATAGCCTTCCCAATCTGGGCCCCCAAGGGAGACCCAATCCCAAAATCCCAAACCAGGTTAGACGCACATGTCACTTCTGATTACAGAAACGGTGCTCACATCAGCTGCTGCCATGAACACTGTCTTTTATCCCTCTtcattcttcacacacacacacacactttgtatggcagtcagtgtgaggacagtcattgacataatgcattccctagcctcCTAATGTCGCGTCagccatgctaatctactctatttacattttttatttatcacatctACTGCCTTACCAttaccctaaccaaaacctaattctaacccaaaaacctagtcttaaccccaaaattgctctataaacacccttctcattgtaaGGAGGctaaaatgtcttcactttgtaaaaatgtcctcagtccagtggttaaaaattcatgctggtcctcatAATGATAGCCatataagcacacacacaggcaacatCCATTACCTATGAGTGTGTGCTTAAACCAATTTCACCTGGCTGATTGCCTAGCTGGGCTATAGGAATACATTAGAATTTATCAGAAATTGGAAAggaaaggaatagtttgacatttttagaaATTTGCTTGTTAACTAGCTTATAGAGTTATATGAGAACACTCATGTTTGCAGGGTAGCTATAAATCTACAATAAGTATTAGATTTACTTTAATTAGCGTAAAAGCTGAAGAACGGGGGAAATAgccacataaaagaaatctgccTAGCAGCACctataaaacagtttttaatctgTACAAGAGTAACTGACATTACAAACTATTTCAACTAAAGACCAGCAGAAACGGCAAGAGGTCACTGATCTTGGCTGTGACATTCTTACAACCCACACTTAGATTTTTGAATAtttgacaaaaaatatatattaaccTGCCAATTAGGTGCTTAAGGGGTGCTGTTTACCGGAGAGCGGCATCTATCTTTTCAGTCCTGGCAAGAATATAAATGATTTCTTAAAGCAAGATACTATTAAATTAATAGTACTGTATACATGGTGTAACTTCCACTGGAGTAGTGCTGAAACAACCAAATAATCAATGTTGACAAAACGTTCAAAAATccaaattttaatttgtttaaatctgatttaaattACTTGAATGTGAGAACTTTCTCTGTGTTATATAATTTCATATTgttcacattttagttttctcCCCCTCATCAGATAAAACAAGCACGTTTTCCATGGTTCCTTTCGGAGAAAATATCCCGTGGTGCTCAATGCAGTTACCTCTGATGACCTCTCCTCCTGTGTGGGATTGACTCTGCAGGAACGACAGCAGCACAGAAGGCTGGTACGTGCAGTCCACACAGGCCTGAACAGTCTGCTGAAGCACCGCATTCACTGGAGCTGGACCAAAGTGATCTGGGAGCTGCTGCACCAGTTTTCGGTCAATATGTGGGCCATAGTCACCGTGCTTGTTTACATAAACGCACACTGGGGTGAAAGAAACAGTAAGAAACTTAATCCtttataaaacaattaaataccATGACTGTCAACTGTTGAATCGGGCATTCGGTGTACCTGTACAAACTAcatttgagctgctgctgtggttgttGTCTGCTGAGACATGGCTGGAGCTCAGTCTTGTCTCTGGAGCTGAAGCTGTAACTGATGATCCCCCCAGGGACGGCACTACTTGAGGCTTCTTCTAGagcaaaaaaaatacaaacccCATTTCATTAACCGTCTCTTACCTACAAAGGCCAATGACAAATAGTTAATGATTCATTCAAAGTGTGTTTTCACTCACAACTACAGAACTTTAATTGCACATGAACTGCACGGTAGCACACACAGCAGGTTGTAAAGCAAAGTTGTCTCCttagtaaatgttttatcttgGCTGAACATTCACAAAAGCTTGTTCATTCCTTAAACAGTCTGCCACTGaccttctcctctcttcatcaTTTGCCAcaatgcacaaaacacaaaacagtggaATCATTAGCCCAGATGACATCTCACCTTGCTCTTAGGCTTGGGCCCTCTCTTCTTGTGTGGTCTAGGGGCCAGTTGAGCCTCAGAGACTGTTCTGGCAGGGCTTTGTGATGCTCCATTTactgcggctgctgctgcagcctcagctGCTGCCTTCAACAAAGCAATAGTCTGAGATTTGGGACGGCGACCTCGAACACCCTTCCGAACAGGGAGGGGTGGCAAAGGATTGGGGAGTCGGTATGAGGTCTGCATGGAGGACAAGCAGTTGGAAGACGATCGACGTGTAGtgagggaggctgaggaggaagaaacaggGGCGAGGAGTGCACCAGGTAGGGTAACTGGAAAAAATATTATGGATGGACAACAATGAGAGAGATAAATACAATTGTAATTGTAATACACACTAAGGACATTAAAAGTACATAAATATTGtagtgtaaataaatgttaaacctTCTGAACCAAATGCAAACTTGCAAGCACATAACATCCTAATTACAGACTTCAAACGTACAGAGAATCAAGAGGTACACTTTGCattattaaaaagacacatttaaagacatcCTAAAGATTGTATTTGTGGTCTAGTTTCCCCAAAtgtgaagaagacaaaaatacTGGAGGAAAATGAATAACTGAGTGGTCCCGCTGAGATTTGTTTTGATTCCCCTGAAACTGGCAGGTCCTTTGTATTGAGACCCTCCCAATATTGAAATCAGAGTCAAAAGTCACAAGCCCCCAGAAACCTGCCTGTTAGACAATTTATCAAGCCCTCTGCTtccagcaacacaacaaaaacagtgattATATTGGTGATTGGTATTGGATTCTTCAGGCCAATGCCAAGgatagtttaaaaaaatatcagcaAGTTCTTAGACATAAATGCATATTATGAACTAATAATATGTGTTATTAAAGAGTCGTGACTCAGATATTAGTCATCAGCTGACTTATACAAATGTACTGATATACTTGAGTTTATATGTAATGTGGATTGTTAATACTTGGAGGTGGAGTTGAATTGGAGTGTATTATAATGAGAGGTAGAGGCTATTCTAGCTAACATATCAGTCACAGTCTATCCGGTACACTCATATAGTCATTGTGTCCCAAGTTCAAGTCTAGCTGGAGATGTCTCCCCTTATTTCCTATTTCTGCCAAGCACcccaataaaacaaacaaaacaatgcattgTTTGTTCATGCAGGACGGAAATATTACAGCAACATGTCCGtttaagattttaaatatattgaAAGTCAAAATAATGGAAGAATAAATGAATGTCCATTGTTAAGAAGGAAAACACATAAAGCAGTGGCAGTATAACCCCCTCCTGTCTTCATCAGCCTGAGCGTGACTCTGTGATATAATCATGTTACCATAGAGgatatgtaaaagaaaacaaaaatgagaaagtcagaaaaaaaacagacagaaataaagtaaGAAGGAAAGAACAGGTGGGAAAGAGGTTGATAACCATCTACTGTTTCAATTCAAACATATTTCTTAGTGAGACCACGGGCCTGAGAGTGCATGAGGTCTCGAGGGGACAAGGCTTTCATTAGAGCCTCCTTGACTGAGGCAATATGGAGTGACTATGGAAGGTTTGCAGTATTCTCTGAGGGGCCAGCCGGGGCACCCTGAAAGCTGCTTAATTGGCAAATGAGTGAAAGTGGGCGTAGAGGAGAGCGGTGTTTTGTTTCAGAGGCGAGGGCTCACTCACTCACCAGCAGTGGTCACACAAAGCATGCTCACAGAGGAACAGCGATACAAACCGGCACACACAGTGGCACGCTTATTCACACTGAGCCAGAACCTATGAGCCCTGCAAAGACCGATCAAAATTTGTTTGCAGGGTATCAATCAGTATCAGCAGGTTATAATTCACCGTAGGAAATCTGAGTCGGGAGCCTGCTCTGATCTCTCCCTGTTGCAAAAAACGAAAGTCTAATCCATTCCAATTAGGTGACAGCCACCAAGGCAACACGCACCATTTCCACGCTATGTCAATCATCTATTGGTTtatcatcacatttatttatatgagaCTAATCACCTCTGCCTTTATAACTTCAACTTTGAAAGAAAATCTGCTTATAAAGTAATTTCCTTCCTTCCACACTGTGTGACAGTATCATAAATACTCTATTTCAGCTCGTCACTGAAGTGAtttaatgtttgaaatattCAGAACCAGAAAGCTTTATGGCTGCACCACATCATCAACTCTAACTGTCTTCTGCATTACTTTACACAGTATGTTTTCAAAACACAGCCTGACACGTGTGGGATCTTTTTCTCCATTAAAAATGTTGCTGAGCAGGCTTAATTATTAAGACACGGCTGAGAGGCTGcttgtaaaaagaaataaaaaaataccaaaCCAGATaaacactgctaaaaaaaagtaaacacctggatttaactaagcaaataggtatGACGAGCTTTCCACTGGTTAATTACTGCAGTTATTCATATGTTTCAGCTGAAAACTCAATGAAGTCGGCTGGCTTTACTGAATGACCAGGATTTTccattaatggatttttttcccaTGGCAGCACAGgcatatatgttttatatttcacattgttGACCAGTTCCAATTTATCACATTAGACCAGCAACTTACTACTATAAGCA is a genomic window containing:
- the scml2 gene encoding polycomb protein SCMH1 isoform X3; translated protein: MGRTPHRDQKEEKKERRSSITTGSALDKSNEPFSWEDYLRETSSTAASPSCFKQSRVPPSNDFKAGMKLEARDPRNSNSVCIATVMGMMGTRLRLRLDGSDNTNDFWRLVDSSDIQPIGTCERNGDMLQPPLGFRMNASSWPMFLLRTLSGAEMAPASAFKKEPASPAKNYFQPGMKLEAVDRKNPYLICPATVGEVRGQEIFVMFDGWRGAFDYWCPFDSRDIFPVGWCALTKHSLQPPGNFFTLPGALLAPVSSSSASLTTRRSSSNCLSSMQTSYRLPNPLPPLPVRKGVRGRRPKSQTIALLKAAAEAAAAAAVNGASQSPARTVSEAQLAPRPHKKRGPKPKSKKKPQVVPSLGGSSVTASAPETRLSSSHVSADNNHSSSSNVVCTVCVYVNKHGDYGPHIDRKLVQQLPDHFGPAPVNAVLQQTVQACVDCTYQPSVLLSFLQSQSHTGGEVIRVRSEHGIRYVKLPSASSASSVLRFLENMCQHLESDSLFSSQPFSPYSNNTRFYNRTKSEPASHTENGLSNDDSTKDPAPSTRSLNSASDYRATKKERQYYPGHTHTPPPLRRVSSNPTELGPVCAHRRVEASSTTGPDHVKQDKEGSGNDASSWSVDDVIRFVQEADPQTLGPHVELFRKHEIDGKALMLLRSDVIMKYMGLKLGPALKLCHHIEKLKQTKQ
- the scml2 gene encoding polycomb protein SCMH1 isoform X2 encodes the protein MGRTPHRDQKEEKKERRSSITTGSALDKSNEPFSWEDYLRETSSTAASPSCFKQSRVPPSNDFKAGMKLEARDPRNSNSVCIATVMGMMGTRLRLRLDGSDNTNDFWRLVDSSDIQPIGTCERNGDMLQPPLGFRMNASSWPMFLLRTLSGAEMAPASAFKKEPASPAKNYFQPGMKLEAVDRKNPYLICPATVGEVRGQEIFVMFDGWRGAFDYWCPFDSRDIFPVGWCALTKHSLQPPGNFFTLPGALLAPVSSSSASLTTRRSSSNCLSSMQTSYRLPNPLPPLPVRKGVRGRRPKSQTIALLKAAAEAAAAAAVNGASQSPARTVSEAQLAPRPHKKRGPKPKSKKPQVVPSLGGSSVTASAPETRLSSSHVSADNNHSSSSNVVCTVCVYVNKHGDYGPHIDRKLVQQLPDHFGPAPVNAVLQQTVQACVDCTYQPSVLLSFLQSQSHTGGEVIRVRSEHGIRYVKLPSASSASSVLRFLENMCQHLESDSLFSSQPFSPYSNNTRFYNRTKSEPASHTENGLSNDDSTKDPAPSTRSLNSASDYRATKKERQYYPGHTHTPPPLRRVSSNPTELGPVCAHRRVEAASSTTGPDHVKQDKEGSGNDASSWSVDDVIRFVQEADPQTLGPHVELFRKHEIDGKALMLLRSDVIMKYMGLKLGPALKLCHHIEKLKQTKQ
- the scml2 gene encoding polycomb protein SCMH1 isoform X1; this encodes MGRTPHRDQKEEKKERRSSITTGSALDKSNEPFSWEDYLRETSSTAASPSCFKQSRVPPSNDFKAGMKLEARDPRNSNSVCIATVMGMMGTRLRLRLDGSDNTNDFWRLVDSSDIQPIGTCERNGDMLQPPLGFRMNASSWPMFLLRTLSGAEMAPASAFKKEPASPAKNYFQPGMKLEAVDRKNPYLICPATVGEVRGQEIFVMFDGWRGAFDYWCPFDSRDIFPVGWCALTKHSLQPPGNFFTLPGALLAPVSSSSASLTTRRSSSNCLSSMQTSYRLPNPLPPLPVRKGVRGRRPKSQTIALLKAAAEAAAAAAVNGASQSPARTVSEAQLAPRPHKKRGPKPKSKKKPQVVPSLGGSSVTASAPETRLSSSHVSADNNHSSSSNVVCTVCVYVNKHGDYGPHIDRKLVQQLPDHFGPAPVNAVLQQTVQACVDCTYQPSVLLSFLQSQSHTGGEVIRVRSEHGIRYVKLPSASSASSVLRFLENMCQHLESDSLFSSQPFSPYSNNTRFYNRTKSEPASHTENGLSNDDSTKDPAPSTRSLNSASDYRATKKERQYYPGHTHTPPPLRRVSSNPTELGPVCAHRRVEAASSTTGPDHVKQDKEGSGNDASSWSVDDVIRFVQEADPQTLGPHVELFRKHEIDGKALMLLRSDVIMKYMGLKLGPALKLCHHIEKLKQTKQ